In Eretmochelys imbricata isolate rEreImb1 chromosome 14, rEreImb1.hap1, whole genome shotgun sequence, a genomic segment contains:
- the LOC144274768 gene encoding uncharacterized protein LOC144274768: protein MAAGAGEGQTPEEVPDATLRFQPSMLSPAERLQRIRKRPRRRKEDMLHEVMQHSSNENQKVQEWWDRERRIRQQNEERRHKSVVLRQQSTDRLMSIMERQADSIQALVAMQVEHYCA from the exons atgGCGGCCGGtgctggggaaggacaaacaccagaggaggttcctg atgcaacgtTGAGATTTCAGCCGTCCATGTTATCAccagccgaaagactccaaagaatcagaaagaggccacgtagaaggaaggaagacatgttgcatgaagtaatgcagcattcaagtaatgaaaatcaaaaagtgcaggagtggtgggatcgtgaaaggaggatccgccagcagaatgaggagcgccggCACAAAAGCgtggtgctccggcagcaaagcacggatcggctgatgagcataatggagcgccaagcggactctatccaggcgctcgtagccatgcaggtggagcactacTGTGCCTGa